One window of the Streptomyces sp. NBC_00259 genome contains the following:
- a CDS encoding phosphatase PAP2 family protein produces the protein MRETPRSQETAGDSRAWPPQLRPGRALAHTTGASGSGTPHRSDGRPPQTPRGARQTGPGGRSGTTPPVPGRPTPFLLAAVSAALCAVLFAVITWQIVDHGPLRALDERSGRAVVGEGPTGLTEFLADLGTMQVALPVLGAAVAYALYRRRRTQALAAVLAIALVPALVAPLKALTGRPGPLTAETGYYPSGHAATAMVAYVGAALLIGRWLMPVAALLTAATGIGLVLRGYHWPLDVLGSWCLCAVLLLLITMCTRRSSWRTPSRRTGPS, from the coding sequence ATGAGAGAAACACCCCGCTCGCAGGAGACTGCGGGCGACTCCAGGGCGTGGCCTCCCCAGCTCCGCCCTGGTCGTGCCCTCGCGCACACCACCGGGGCCTCCGGCTCCGGAACTCCTCACCGATCGGATGGCCGCCCGCCCCAAACCCCCCGGGGCGCGCGGCAAACCGGTCCTGGCGGCCGCTCCGGAACCACCCCCCCTGTTCCGGGGCGGCCGACTCCTTTCCTTCTCGCGGCTGTTTCCGCGGCACTGTGCGCCGTCCTCTTCGCGGTGATCACCTGGCAGATCGTGGACCACGGACCGCTGCGCGCGCTCGACGAGCGCAGCGGTCGCGCGGTCGTGGGCGAGGGGCCGACGGGGCTCACCGAGTTCCTCGCCGACCTCGGCACCATGCAGGTCGCCCTCCCGGTGCTCGGCGCGGCCGTCGCGTACGCGCTGTACCGGCGCCGCCGCACCCAGGCCCTGGCCGCCGTGCTCGCCATCGCCCTCGTGCCCGCGCTGGTCGCCCCCTTGAAGGCGCTGACCGGCCGCCCCGGTCCGCTGACGGCCGAGACCGGCTACTACCCGTCGGGACACGCGGCGACCGCGATGGTGGCCTACGTCGGGGCGGCGCTGCTGATCGGCAGATGGCTGATGCCCGTCGCCGCACTCCTGACGGCGGCGACGGGCATCGGCCTCGTTCTGCGCGGCTACCACTGGCCGCTGGACGTCCTGGGCAGCTGGTGCCTGTGCGCCGTTCTGCTGTTGCTGATCACCATGTGTACGCGTCGAAGTTCCTGGAGAACTCCCAGCCGCCGAACCGGTCCCAGTTGA
- the gabT gene encoding 4-aminobutyrate--2-oxoglutarate transaminase, with protein MSAIPQERRVVTAIPGPKSQELQARRLNAVAGGVGSVLPVFTTRAGGGIVEDIDGNRLIDFGSGIAVTSVGASAEAVVRRASAQLENFTHTCFMVTPYEGYVEVCEALAELTPGDHAKKSALFNSGAEAVENAVKIARAYTKRQAVVVFDHGYHGRTNLTMALTAKNMPYKHGFGPFAPEVYRVPVAYGYRWPTGPENCGPEAAAQAIDQITKQIGPENVAAIIIEPVLGEGGFIEPAKGFLPAIVKFANDNGIVFVADEIQSGFCRTGQWFACEDEGIVPDLITTAKGIAGGLPLAAVTGRAEIMDAPHAGGLGGTYGGNPVACAGALGAIETMREQDLNGKAKRIEEVMKARLTAMAEKYDIIGDIRGRGAMIAIELVKDRATKEPNAEAAGALAKACHAEGVLVLTCGTYGNVLRFLPPLVIGEDLLIEGLDVIETALAGV; from the coding sequence ATGAGCGCCATTCCGCAGGAGCGCCGCGTCGTCACCGCCATCCCCGGCCCCAAGTCGCAGGAGCTGCAGGCCCGCCGCCTGAACGCGGTCGCGGGCGGCGTGGGCTCCGTCCTGCCGGTCTTCACCACGCGTGCCGGTGGCGGCATCGTGGAGGACATCGACGGCAACCGGCTGATCGACTTCGGTTCCGGTATCGCCGTGACCTCCGTGGGTGCCTCCGCCGAGGCCGTCGTACGCCGTGCCTCCGCTCAGCTGGAGAACTTCACCCACACCTGCTTCATGGTCACGCCGTACGAGGGCTACGTGGAGGTCTGTGAGGCGCTCGCCGAGCTGACCCCGGGCGACCACGCCAAGAAGTCGGCGCTGTTCAACTCCGGCGCCGAGGCCGTCGAGAACGCCGTCAAGATCGCCCGTGCGTACACCAAGCGCCAGGCCGTCGTCGTCTTCGACCACGGCTACCACGGCCGCACCAACCTCACCATGGCGCTGACCGCCAAGAACATGCCGTACAAGCACGGCTTCGGTCCGTTCGCCCCCGAGGTCTACCGCGTCCCGGTCGCCTACGGCTACCGCTGGCCGACCGGCCCGGAGAACTGCGGCCCCGAGGCCGCCGCCCAGGCCATCGACCAGATCACCAAGCAGATCGGCCCGGAGAACGTCGCCGCGATCATCATCGAGCCGGTCCTCGGCGAGGGCGGCTTCATCGAGCCGGCCAAGGGCTTCCTCCCGGCGATCGTGAAGTTCGCCAACGACAACGGCATCGTCTTCGTCGCGGACGAGATCCAGTCCGGTTTCTGTCGCACCGGCCAGTGGTTCGCCTGTGAGGACGAGGGCATCGTCCCGGACCTGATCACCACGGCCAAGGGCATCGCCGGCGGTCTGCCGCTCGCCGCCGTCACCGGCCGCGCCGAGATCATGGACGCCCCGCACGCGGGCGGCCTGGGTGGCACGTACGGCGGCAACCCGGTGGCGTGCGCCGGTGCGCTCGGCGCCATCGAGACCATGCGCGAGCAGGACCTCAACGGCAAGGCCAAGCGCATCGAGGAGGTCATGAAGGCCCGTCTGACCGCGATGGCGGAGAAGTACGACATCATCGGCGACATCCGCGGCCGCGGCGCCATGATCGCGATCGAGCTGGTCAAGGACCGCGCCACCAAGGAGCCGAACGCGGAGGCCGCCGGGGCGCTCGCCAAGGCGTGCCACGCCGAGGGCGTCCTCGTCCTCACCTGCGGCACCTACGGCAATGTGCTCCGCTTCCTGCCTCCGCTGGTGATCGGCGAGGACCTGCTCATCGAGGGCCTGGACGTCATCGAGACGGCGCTCGCGGGCGTGTGA
- a CDS encoding ATP/GTP-binding protein, with translation METEGTYDARGPRTGGAHPVPRPAGPPPVPPAPTHAPAPAHGTTITDWLRTPRPEAAPGIWRLGHRARPEQEPESVPARPLISGAVIAFLAGWLFWSLLWNHYLEGWWFFVKDWWLLPMLWLVPESWRNGASDQVGLFVTATYLYNGLVLTLLAVGSGRVGNWNEIWRRYGVPLWPLFVLLPGVWREMPRSVWWLEWASNLYYVCLVAALVAVLGRAGTWPVFARRRAAEPAAHEPREPQDDPADWPELRAAGLDEAARTLAEATRKGTLGDVDYARIRRAWQGVRTRPERLPAFTDAVRADGAAACGHPSGERDLPVRTAVHDLATGQVRIGAAADHPRNPYARRTTGVALEPALLGTSLLAVGPSGSGKTVRLVRPVVEAMCLQALANRAAVVAVTAHGTALAPDGAFDLVIAPGRPESTHDLDLYGGSDDPDEAARVLAEALVGDLAADSRRAATALAQLIGPYRSVHGHFPAVPELRDLVGGVPAALGELRTVLEAGGEASQLRELDARVRQSERADDVGVLLAERIAFLDRPAFAQFFRTDGEGRQFSLRAIEHPLRVRVDLPERGHSEASRIIARLLLAQFTEAALARTDRSLFACLVLDDATSTVTADSVRAVQRLRSAHAGVVLALRTLEDVPEPLRGPLLGAVGCRMAFAGLAPWDGGRFAETWGTEWVQTRDVTNRQIISDEPLTKALHFMRRLVTGKAATAEAVTVREVERERWSASELAHSVPAGHAVLSLASVRGDHAPPLLVDLRT, from the coding sequence ATGGAGACCGAAGGCACGTACGACGCACGCGGCCCGCGAACGGGCGGCGCCCACCCCGTCCCCCGCCCGGCGGGCCCACCCCCGGTGCCCCCCGCCCCCACCCACGCACCCGCCCCCGCCCACGGCACGACCATCACCGACTGGCTGCGCACCCCGCGCCCTGAGGCCGCACCCGGCATCTGGCGGCTCGGCCACCGGGCGCGTCCGGAGCAGGAGCCGGAGTCCGTCCCCGCCCGGCCGCTGATCAGCGGTGCGGTGATCGCGTTCCTCGCCGGCTGGCTGTTCTGGTCCCTGCTGTGGAACCACTACCTCGAAGGGTGGTGGTTCTTCGTCAAGGACTGGTGGCTGCTGCCCATGCTCTGGCTGGTGCCCGAGTCCTGGCGGAACGGGGCCAGCGACCAGGTCGGGCTCTTCGTCACGGCGACCTACCTCTACAACGGCCTCGTCCTGACCCTGCTCGCGGTGGGCTCGGGCCGGGTCGGCAACTGGAACGAGATCTGGCGCCGGTACGGCGTGCCGCTGTGGCCGCTGTTCGTGCTGCTCCCCGGCGTGTGGCGGGAGATGCCCAGGAGCGTCTGGTGGCTCGAATGGGCCTCGAACCTCTACTACGTGTGCCTCGTGGCCGCCCTCGTCGCGGTGCTCGGCAGGGCCGGTACCTGGCCGGTCTTCGCCCGCCGCAGGGCGGCCGAGCCGGCCGCACACGAGCCGCGGGAGCCGCAGGACGACCCCGCCGACTGGCCCGAGCTGCGGGCCGCGGGGCTGGACGAGGCGGCCCGTACGCTCGCCGAGGCGACGCGGAAGGGCACGCTCGGGGACGTCGACTACGCGCGGATCCGGCGGGCCTGGCAGGGGGTGCGGACGCGGCCGGAGCGGTTGCCCGCGTTCACCGACGCCGTACGGGCCGACGGGGCCGCCGCCTGTGGGCACCCCTCCGGGGAGCGGGACCTGCCGGTGCGTACCGCCGTGCACGACCTGGCCACCGGGCAGGTCAGGATCGGCGCCGCGGCCGACCACCCCCGTAACCCCTACGCCCGCCGCACCACCGGCGTCGCCCTGGAACCCGCGCTCCTCGGCACCTCGCTGCTCGCCGTCGGCCCCTCCGGGTCGGGGAAGACCGTGCGGCTCGTACGGCCCGTCGTGGAGGCGATGTGCCTGCAGGCGCTCGCGAACCGGGCCGCCGTCGTCGCCGTCACCGCGCACGGCACGGCCCTCGCTCCCGACGGCGCGTTCGACCTGGTCATCGCCCCCGGCCGGCCGGAGTCGACTCACGACCTCGATCTGTACGGCGGCAGCGACGACCCCGACGAGGCCGCCCGCGTCCTCGCCGAGGCGCTCGTCGGCGATCTGGCGGCCGACAGCCGCCGGGCGGCCACCGCGCTCGCGCAGCTCATCGGGCCCTACCGAAGCGTCCACGGTCACTTCCCGGCCGTACCGGAACTGCGCGACCTCGTCGGTGGCGTGCCCGCGGCACTGGGGGAGCTGCGTACCGTCCTGGAGGCCGGGGGCGAGGCGTCACAGCTCCGCGAACTCGACGCCCGCGTACGGCAGTCGGAGCGCGCCGACGACGTCGGTGTGCTGCTCGCCGAGCGGATCGCGTTCCTCGACCGGCCCGCGTTCGCGCAGTTCTTCCGCACCGACGGCGAGGGCCGGCAGTTCTCGCTGCGCGCCATCGAGCACCCGCTGCGGGTCCGCGTCGATCTTCCCGAACGGGGCCATTCGGAGGCCTCCCGCATCATCGCCCGGCTTCTCCTCGCCCAGTTCACCGAGGCCGCGCTCGCCCGTACCGACCGTTCGCTGTTCGCCTGCCTGGTCCTCGACGACGCCACGTCCACGGTCACCGCCGACTCGGTCAGGGCCGTGCAGCGACTGCGCTCCGCGCACGCCGGTGTCGTCCTCGCGCTGCGCACCCTGGAGGACGTGCCCGAGCCGCTGCGCGGGCCGCTGCTGGGCGCGGTCGGCTGCCGGATGGCGTTCGCGGGGCTCGCGCCCTGGGACGGCGGACGGTTCGCCGAGACCTGGGGCACCGAGTGGGTGCAGACCAGGGACGTCACCAACCGGCAGATCATCTCCGATGAACCCCTGACCAAGGCGCTCCACTTCATGCGGCGGCTGGTGACCGGCAAGGCCGCCACCGCCGAGGCGGTGACGGTCCGCGAGGTCGAGCGCGAGCGCTGGTCGGCCTCCGAGCTGGCGCACTCCGTGCCCGCCGGGCACGCCGTGCTGTCCCTCGCCTCGGTACGCGGGGACCACGCACCGCCGCTGCTGGTGGATCTGCGGACCTGA